A single region of the Arthrobacter sp. zg-Y820 genome encodes:
- a CDS encoding NAD(P)-binding domain-containing protein, with protein MGQDQADGVEVEVAVIGAGQAGLSAAYYLQRRGLAAGSGFVVLDANEGPGGAWRHRWDSLTLGSVHGIHDLPRSPLGTPNPREPASSVVTRYYGDYETEFGLHVQRPVRVHRVSPAGKGRLRLDTSGGSWRARAVINATGTWDKPHWPSYPGRENFGGTQLHTHDFSSAADFAGRRVLVVGGGTSAVQFLLQLHDAGARTIWSTRRPPDFTGTPFDADWGRDVERQVSERTRAGLPPLSVVAATKLPLTAAYQQGIDDGVLVSRGPLSRITADGAVFADGSTAEADVILWATGFRASLDHLAPLHLREPGGGIRMDGPRVQKLPQLFLVGYGESSSTLGATRAGRAAATAALELLGTG; from the coding sequence ATGGGGCAGGACCAAGCGGACGGCGTCGAAGTGGAGGTCGCCGTCATCGGTGCCGGACAGGCCGGGCTGAGCGCCGCCTACTATCTGCAGCGCCGCGGCCTGGCGGCGGGGTCCGGTTTTGTCGTGCTGGATGCCAACGAAGGACCCGGCGGTGCCTGGCGCCACCGCTGGGATTCGCTGACCCTCGGCTCCGTCCACGGAATCCACGACCTGCCCCGTTCGCCGCTGGGCACCCCGAATCCCCGGGAACCGGCGTCGTCGGTCGTGACCCGCTATTACGGCGACTATGAAACCGAGTTCGGGCTGCACGTGCAGCGGCCGGTCCGCGTGCACCGGGTCTCCCCCGCAGGGAAGGGGAGGCTGCGCCTCGACACCAGCGGTGGCTCCTGGCGGGCGCGGGCCGTCATCAATGCCACGGGAACCTGGGACAAGCCGCACTGGCCGTCCTATCCGGGGCGGGAGAACTTCGGCGGAACCCAGCTGCACACCCACGACTTCAGCAGCGCCGCGGATTTCGCCGGCCGCCGCGTCCTGGTGGTGGGCGGCGGAACGTCTGCGGTGCAGTTCCTGCTGCAGCTGCACGACGCCGGTGCCCGCACCATCTGGTCCACCCGCAGGCCGCCCGACTTCACCGGCACGCCCTTTGACGCGGACTGGGGCCGGGACGTCGAGCGGCAGGTCAGCGAGCGCACACGGGCCGGGCTTCCCCCGCTCAGCGTCGTGGCCGCGACAAAACTGCCGCTGACCGCCGCCTATCAGCAAGGGATCGACGACGGCGTCCTCGTCTCCCGCGGTCCGCTTTCCCGAATCACCGCGGACGGGGCGGTCTTCGCCGACGGCAGCACAGCCGAAGCCGACGTTATTCTCTGGGCCACCGGGTTCCGTGCTTCGCTGGATCATCTCGCTCCCCTGCACCTGCGGGAGCCCGGGGGCGGCATCCGCATGGACGGTCCCCGCGTACAGAAGCTGCCGCAGCTGTTCCTGGTGGGCTACGGAGAGTCTTCCTCTACGCTCGGCGCCACCCGGGCGGGACGGGCGGCGGCGACGGCTGCACTGGAGCTGCTCGGAACGGGCTAG